The Microbacterium oleivorans genome contains the following window.
GAGCGTCCGGTGGGGTCCGGCGTACAGGGGCGGCAACGCGCCGCTCCGACAGTCTATTCCGGCGAATGCAAATTCGAGGTGACGAGACGACGACGGGCGGATGCCGCGCCGTGCGGCATCCGCCCGTGCGAGCGTCGGTTGGGGCTCAGCCCACCGCGAGGAGGTCGATGACGAAGATGAGGGTCTTACCGCCGAGGAAGTGTCCTCCCGCGGGTCCGTACGCGAGGTGGGGCGGGATGACCAGCTCACGGCGGCCGCCGACCTTCATGCCCGGGATGCCGTCCTGCCACCCCTGGATGAGGCCGCGAAGCGGGAACTGGATGCTCTCGCCGCGGTTCCACGACGAGTCGAACTCCTCGCCGGAGGTGTACTCGACACCCGCGTAGTGCACGGTGACGGTGTCGCCGGGCTTGGCCTCGGCACCGTCGCCGACGATCAGGTCGCGGACGACGAGGTCATCGGGCGCGGGACCCTCGGGGGCGTCGATCTCGGGCTTGGTGCGGTCATCAGTCATGGTCCCCATCCAACCCGAGCGCGGGGCCGGGTGCAACGCGGCGGGACCGCACGCGGGGCTCTTGACGACCGCGGTCCGCGTGTGGATCATGGGATCAGGCCAACTCAGCGCC
Protein-coding sequences here:
- a CDS encoding FKBP-type peptidyl-prolyl cis-trans isomerase, whose product is MTDDRTKPEIDAPEGPAPDDLVVRDLIVGDGAEAKPGDTVTVHYAGVEYTSGEEFDSSWNRGESIQFPLRGLIQGWQDGIPGMKVGGRRELVIPPHLAYGPAGGHFLGGKTLIFVIDLLAVG